A genomic window from Aethina tumida isolate Nest 87 chromosome 4, icAetTumi1.1, whole genome shotgun sequence includes:
- the LOC109597208 gene encoding E3 ubiquitin-protein ligase SIAH1A-like encodes MTEALDDRLTTDFQCSVCFDIMKPPIKMCINGHSCCESCHQQIKNCAECRGHKIITRNVAAERLFNKIVFPCRHARNGCMKMARGSEIVTHERRCDFISYPCPFTSYNCRWTGAYSEMEEHLRDTHMMMIGTRDVNYLERIQCGAHYWRKVVKYDGHLFIICFVVNDKFSFGVYLVADVEGPYYYKLTFLDYFTEMKTRFCGVCTIHGDYVNKELSPDNYQDVPMEKRIMHSCGGLKGLQTKSTELYVGTLL; translated from the exons ATGACCGAAGCCCTCGATGATCGTCTAACAACCGACTTCCAATGCAGCGTTTGCTTTGACATAATGAAGCCGCCGATCAAGATGTGCATAAACGGCCACTCGTGCTGCGAGTCCTGCCACCAACAAATCAAAAACTGTGCCGAATGCAGAGGCCACAAGATCATCACCAGAAACGTGGCCGCCGAAAGGCTGTTCAACAAAATCGTCTTCCCCTGCAGACACGCGAGGAACGGGTGCATGAAGATGGCGAGGGGTTCGGAGATAGTGACGCACGAGAGGAGGTGCGACTTCATCAGCTACCCTTGCCCCTTCACTAGTTATAACTGTCGGTGGACGGGGGCTTACTCCGAGATGGAGGAGCATCTGAGGGATACGCACATGATGATGATAGGTACGCGGGACGTTAATTATTTGGAGCGGATTCAATGCGGGGCTCATTATTGGCGGAAGGTGGTGAAGTACGACGGGCATTTGTTCATTATTTGCTTTGTGGTGAACGACAAGTTTTCCTTCGGTGTTTATCTGGTCGCTGATGTCGAAGGGCCGTACTATTATAAGCTGACGTTTCTGGACTACTTTACCGAGATGAAAACGAGGTTTTGTGGTGTGTGTACAATCCATGGGGACTATGTGAATAAGGAGCTGAGTCCTGATAATTACCAGGATGTGCCTATGGaa AAACGCATTATGCACAGCTGTGGAGGCTTGAAGGGCCTACAAACCAAATCTACAGAGTTGTACGTTGGTACATTGTTGTGA